In a single window of the Bradyrhizobium sp. ORS 285 genome:
- a CDS encoding SMP-30/gluconolactonase/LRE family protein: MTLSRRGILSAALSGAALAISGPARAQSFAFKPNQRYPDPAIEILDPSFAKYRLYSSTVEQVASGMRWAEGPAYFPDEGYLLLSDIPNNRIMKYSEKDGSFTVFRSPANYANGNARDRQGRLVSCEHSVTRRITRTEKNGTVTVLADSFEGKRLNAPNDIVVKSDDTVWFTDPLFGINGNWEGFKAKSEQANTNVFRIGTDGKLAAVITDLVNPNGLAFSPDEKKLYVVEWKGTPNRSIWSYDVNADGTVGNKVKLIDAADQGSLDGFRVDRDGNLWCGWGSNGALASEPVEVNGHKVFPLKAKSEDLDGVMVFNPQGKPIGFIRLPERCANLTFGGPKNNRLYMAASHSLYALYVETEGAV; encoded by the coding sequence ATGACATTGTCGCGTCGCGGCATTCTGTCGGCCGCGCTGAGCGGAGCGGCGCTTGCGATCTCCGGTCCGGCGAGAGCGCAATCCTTCGCCTTCAAGCCCAACCAGCGCTATCCCGATCCCGCGATCGAGATCCTCGATCCGAGCTTCGCCAAGTACCGGCTGTACAGCTCGACCGTCGAGCAGGTCGCCAGCGGCATGCGCTGGGCGGAGGGGCCGGCCTACTTTCCGGATGAAGGCTACCTGCTGCTCAGTGATATCCCGAACAACCGGATCATGAAGTACAGCGAGAAGGACGGCAGCTTCACCGTCTTCCGCAGCCCGGCCAACTACGCCAACGGCAACGCCCGTGATCGTCAGGGGCGGCTGGTGAGCTGCGAGCATTCGGTGACGCGCCGTATCACCCGCACCGAGAAGAACGGCACCGTCACCGTGCTCGCCGACAGCTTCGAGGGCAAGCGGCTGAATGCGCCGAACGACATCGTCGTGAAGTCCGATGACACGGTCTGGTTCACCGATCCGCTGTTCGGCATCAACGGCAATTGGGAGGGCTTCAAGGCCAAGTCCGAGCAGGCCAACACCAACGTGTTCCGGATCGGCACCGACGGCAAGCTGGCGGCTGTGATCACCGATCTCGTCAATCCCAACGGGCTCGCGTTCTCGCCGGACGAGAAGAAGCTCTATGTCGTGGAGTGGAAGGGCACGCCGAACCGCAGCATCTGGAGCTACGACGTCAATGCCGACGGCACTGTGGGCAACAAGGTGAAGCTGATCGATGCGGCCGACCAGGGCTCGCTCGACGGCTTCCGCGTCGATCGCGACGGCAATCTCTGGTGCGGCTGGGGCTCGAACGGCGCGCTGGCGTCCGAGCCGGTCGAGGTCAACGGCCACAAGGTTTTTCCGCTCAAGGCCAAGTCGGAGGACCTCGACGGCGTGATGGTGTTCAACCCGCAAGGCAAGCCGATCGGCTTCATTCGGCTGCCGGAGCGGTGCGCCAACCTGACATTCGGCGGGCCGAAGAACAACCGGCTCTACATGGCGGCGTCGCATTCGCTGTACGCGCTGTATGTCGAGACGGAAGGCGCGGTGTAG
- a CDS encoding patatin-like phospholipase family protein translates to MPIEPTDLDAANAQHEDGVTLSLSGGGYRAMVFHIGALLRLNQVGLLSRLKRISSVSGGSITSAYLGLRWKDLQFDGAGKAQNFDIVVNGLRKMADTSVDIGAVIGGIFLPGTISDRVAAAYDDVLFNGKKLADLPDDSGGKAPRFVINATNIQSAVLWRFSRPYMGDYRVGLVDAPDVALATAVAASSAFPPILSPLTLPIRQPVRPVERADLGRPPFTTSAVLSDGGVYDNLGLETVKRFSTQLVSDAGQKIEAEEDPHHDWARHSLRVLDVIDNQVRSLRKRQLIDAYERGDHTGTYWGIRTNFADYKLTADPLDCLHRKSAPLAAIPTRLQKMPHDVQNRLMNWGYAICDAALRAHIDASLQQKLGIQITPPTDFPFPGGY, encoded by the coding sequence GTGCCGATCGAACCGACCGACCTCGATGCCGCCAATGCTCAGCATGAGGACGGCGTCACGCTGTCTCTGTCCGGCGGCGGCTACCGCGCCATGGTGTTTCACATCGGCGCGCTGCTGCGGCTGAACCAAGTCGGGCTGCTCAGCCGCCTGAAGCGGATTTCCAGCGTGTCCGGCGGCTCGATCACGTCAGCCTATCTCGGCCTGCGCTGGAAGGATCTGCAGTTCGACGGCGCCGGCAAGGCGCAAAACTTCGACATTGTCGTCAACGGGCTGCGCAAGATGGCGGACACATCCGTCGACATCGGCGCCGTGATCGGCGGCATCTTCCTGCCGGGCACGATCAGCGACCGCGTCGCAGCGGCCTATGACGACGTTCTGTTCAATGGCAAAAAACTCGCGGATCTGCCCGATGACAGCGGCGGCAAGGCGCCGCGCTTCGTCATCAATGCCACCAACATCCAGTCGGCCGTGCTGTGGCGGTTCTCGCGTCCCTACATGGGCGACTATCGCGTCGGCCTCGTGGATGCCCCGGACGTAGCCCTGGCAACGGCCGTCGCGGCGTCCTCGGCCTTTCCGCCGATCCTCTCGCCGCTCACTCTGCCGATCCGCCAGCCGGTCCGGCCGGTCGAACGCGCCGACCTCGGCCGGCCGCCCTTTACGACCAGCGCGGTGCTCAGCGACGGCGGTGTCTATGACAATCTAGGCCTGGAGACCGTCAAGCGCTTTTCGACGCAGCTGGTCAGCGATGCCGGCCAGAAGATCGAGGCTGAAGAGGATCCGCATCACGACTGGGCACGCCACTCGCTGCGCGTGCTCGACGTCATCGACAACCAGGTGCGGAGCCTGCGCAAGCGCCAGCTCATCGACGCTTATGAGCGTGGCGATCACACCGGGACTTATTGGGGCATCCGTACCAACTTCGCCGACTACAAGCTGACGGCAGATCCGCTCGACTGTCTGCACAGGAAGTCGGCCCCGCTGGCCGCGATCCCGACCCGGCTACAGAAGATGCCACACGACGTCCAGAACCGGCTGATGAATTGGGGTTACGCCATCTGTGACGCGGCGCTGCGGGCGCATATCGACGCAAGCCTGCAGCAGAAGCTCGGCATCCAGATCACCCCGCCAACGGACTTCCCGTTTCCCGGAGGCTACTAA
- a CDS encoding PLP-dependent aminotransferase family protein — MPNPATTSRRRDDVLALPIRLDRAIRGQSQQVHSALRSAIVDGLLAPGLRLPSTRGLAEQLGVRRNAIVAAYEALLSDGLVEARHGAGTFVAAQLPAPQTAAPVAELDIRIPSRGAFALGVTLVDPVLLKRLAAASRRRIATAAPDDLGYGDPRGSLHLRTQVAHYLAANRGVRCDPSCILIVSGTQHGLRLCIDALLKPGDAVWFEDPGYVASRHTLSITGAKLVPVPVDDEGLVVSAGEKAEARAKAVYVTPSHQFPTGVAMSMARRIALLDWARKADAYIFEDDYDSEYRFAGPPLTALAGIGAERVIYLGTFGKTLFAGLRLGYLVVPPALVARVVAARAAQDRFPPVFMQDALADLMADGVIAAHMRRMRPRYRQARDVVAEALVKHAKGTLHLSAPAQGLHLLATLPPGTPKGAAKLIRERAGIECRLLSDARILQRGPDGFILGYSGFAAKDLADAARRLGRATQEVLQELSSSRRQKS; from the coding sequence ATGCCAAATCCAGCAACCACTTCGCGCCGCCGGGACGACGTGCTGGCGCTGCCGATCCGGCTCGATCGCGCCATCCGCGGCCAGTCGCAGCAGGTGCATTCGGCGCTCCGGTCGGCCATCGTCGACGGGCTGCTTGCGCCTGGCCTGCGGCTGCCGTCGACGCGCGGCCTGGCCGAACAGCTCGGCGTTCGTCGCAACGCGATCGTCGCCGCCTATGAGGCGCTGCTGTCCGATGGCCTGGTCGAGGCGCGGCATGGCGCCGGCACCTTTGTTGCAGCCCAGCTGCCCGCGCCGCAGACCGCCGCGCCCGTGGCCGAACTGGACATCCGCATTCCCTCGCGTGGGGCGTTCGCGCTCGGAGTCACCCTGGTCGATCCTGTGCTGCTGAAGCGGCTCGCGGCGGCCAGCCGGCGTCGCATCGCAACCGCGGCGCCCGATGACCTCGGCTATGGCGACCCGCGCGGCAGCCTGCATCTGCGCACGCAAGTCGCGCACTATCTCGCCGCCAATCGCGGCGTCCGTTGTGACCCGAGCTGCATCCTGATCGTGAGCGGTACACAGCATGGCTTGCGGCTGTGCATCGATGCGCTGCTCAAGCCTGGAGACGCCGTCTGGTTCGAAGATCCTGGCTATGTCGCCTCGCGCCACACATTGAGCATCACGGGAGCGAAGCTGGTGCCCGTCCCGGTCGATGATGAAGGCCTGGTGGTGAGCGCGGGAGAGAAGGCCGAGGCACGCGCGAAGGCCGTCTACGTCACGCCCTCGCATCAGTTCCCCACGGGCGTCGCGATGAGCATGGCCCGCCGTATCGCTTTGCTCGACTGGGCGCGCAAGGCGGATGCCTATATCTTCGAGGACGATTACGACAGCGAGTATCGCTTCGCCGGTCCGCCGCTGACCGCGCTGGCCGGCATCGGCGCCGAGCGCGTGATCTATCTCGGCACCTTCGGCAAGACGCTGTTCGCGGGCTTGCGGCTCGGCTATCTCGTGGTGCCGCCCGCTTTGGTGGCGCGCGTGGTTGCTGCGCGCGCTGCGCAGGACCGGTTTCCACCTGTCTTCATGCAGGACGCGCTGGCGGATCTGATGGCCGATGGCGTGATCGCAGCCCACATGCGGCGGATGCGCCCGCGTTATCGGCAGGCGCGCGACGTGGTCGCCGAGGCGCTCGTCAAGCATGCCAAGGGCACATTGCATCTCTCGGCGCCGGCGCAGGGCCTGCATCTGCTGGCGACGTTGCCGCCTGGGACCCCGAAAGGTGCGGCAAAGCTGATCCGCGAGCGGGCCGGCATCGAATGCCGCCTGTTGTCGGATGCGCGGATCTTACAGCGCGGGCCGGACGGCTTCATCCTCGGTTATTCCGGCTTTGCGGCGAAGGATCTCGCCGACGCCGCGCGGCGGCTCGGCCGCGCGACGCAGGAGGTCCTGCAGGAATTGAGCTCTTCGCGACGTCAGAAGTCATAG
- a CDS encoding pyridoxamine 5'-phosphate oxidase family protein: MTETTAASYPVDETNRVKRRHDRGHYDHATVHALLDSAALCHVAYVIDGQPYCTPTLYWREGTTLYWHGSSASRMLRNLSEGEPACLTVTHLDSLVLARCGFNHSADYRSVMAFGHAKLIEDLAEKERALVMMVDRFFPGRTATLRPSTTQEIKATAVVAMDIEKASAKIRSKGLADDEEDYAFPTYAERIPVRTVLGAPEPCDLLLPGVTRPATLAGFSAGRLLDDALTEAYGMSYPAG; this comes from the coding sequence ATGACCGAGACGACAGCGGCGAGCTATCCCGTCGACGAGACCAACCGCGTGAAGCGCCGCCACGACCGCGGCCACTATGATCATGCCACGGTTCACGCGCTGCTGGATTCGGCTGCGCTCTGCCACGTCGCCTATGTCATCGACGGCCAGCCTTATTGTACGCCGACGCTGTATTGGCGCGAGGGCACCACGCTGTATTGGCATGGGTCGAGCGCAAGCCGCATGCTGCGCAATCTCTCGGAAGGAGAGCCGGCCTGCCTCACGGTCACGCATCTGGACAGTCTGGTTCTGGCGCGCTGCGGCTTCAATCATTCCGCCGACTACCGGTCAGTCATGGCGTTCGGCCACGCCAAGCTGATCGAGGATCTGGCGGAGAAGGAGCGCGCCTTGGTGATGATGGTCGACCGCTTCTTCCCCGGCCGTACCGCGACCTTGCGCCCGAGCACCACGCAGGAGATCAAGGCTACCGCTGTCGTGGCCATGGACATCGAGAAGGCGTCGGCGAAGATCCGCAGCAAGGGTCTTGCCGATGACGAGGAGGACTACGCCTTCCCGACCTATGCGGAGCGCATCCCGGTGCGCACCGTGCTCGGCGCGCCCGAGCCGTGCGACCTGCTGCTGCCCGGCGTCACGCGCCCGGCCACGCTCGCCGGCTTCAGCGCCGGACGGCTGCTCGATGACGCGCTGACGGAAGCGTATGGGATGAGCTATCCGGCGGGATAG